Part of the Verrucomicrobiota bacterium genome is shown below.
CTCATCGAGACGGAAGTGAGCATCAGAACGGTCGAAGTCGGCGACCGCAGCTTCCTCCTGGTCATGTGCCATGACCTGACTGAGCGCAAGCAGGCCGAGCGCGCGCTTCGCGAGAGCGAACAGCGCTACCGAAGCCTCTTCGACAGCGTGCCCGTGGGCCTGTTTCGCACCACGCCGGATGGGCGCGTCCTTGACGCAAATACGACGATGGCCCAGATGTTGGGATTCCCGGACCGGGAGACGCTGATCGGCCGATCAGCTTGGGAGTCTTACGGCGATCCCAGAGTGCGTGAGGCTTGGCAGGCCCGCATCGACCGCGAGGGGGTTGTCCGCGAGCACGAGATGCAGCTCCAGCGTCGAGATGGGACACCGTTCTGGATCATGCACAGCGCGCGCGCCATCAGGGACGCCACGGGGCGCATCTGCTGCTACGAAGGGGCGATTCAGGATATCTCGGAGCGCAAGGCGGTCGAGGAAGCCCTGCGGGCGTCCGAGGCAAGTTACCGCGCCGTGGTCGAAGACCAGACCGAGTGCATCTGTCGATTCCAGCCAGGCGGCAAGATCACGTTCGTCAATGATGTCTGCGCACGCTACGTCAGCATGACGCCCGAGGAGCTCGTCGGCGAGAGCTTCCTGCCGTTCCTGCCCGAGGACGACAGACGCAACGTCGAGAAAGCCCTGTCGGCGTTGACACCTCAGAACCCGGTTGTCAGCACCGAGCACCGGGTGCAGGCCCCGACGGGCGATATCAGCTGGCAGCAGTGGACGAATCGCGGGGTTTTCGACAAGGAGGGGCGCTTGGCCGAGATCCAGGCCGTCGGCCGCGACGTCACGCAGCGCCGAGAGGCCGAGGAGGCCCTCCGGGAATCCGAGGCCAAGTACCGCGCCCTGGTCGAGCATTCGCTCCAGGGCCTGGTCGTTGCCCAGGGCACGCCTCCCCGTCTGGTCTTCGTCAACAAGGCGTTCGCCGACATGCTCGGCTACACGGTGGACGAGGTGTGCGGCTTGCCTCCAGAGAAGGTGAAGGCCCTCGTCCATCGGGACGACCGTGAGGTGTTCTTCTCGAGGTACCTGGCCCGCGTCGGCGGCGGGCAAGTGACCGCCCGCTACGAGTTCCGGGCCATGCACAAGGACGGCACCATCCGGTGGGTCGAGATCTCCGCGACGTGCATCGAGTACCAGGGCGCGCCCGCCGTACAAGCCACGTTCGTCGACATTACTGAGCGCCGGGAGTTCGACCGGCGCATCCGCGAGTCGGAGGCGCGATACAGGGACCTCGTCGAGAAGATGCGCGAGGTCATCTACACGCTCGACACCAAGGGGCGAGTCACCTCCGTCAACGAGGCTGTCACACAGATGCTTGGTTACGAGCCCAAGGAGATCATCGGCCACTCGTTCTCGGAGTGGGTGCCGCGCGCCTACCTGTCGACGACGGCGGCCGCACTCGAGTCGATCTTCGCCGGCCGGGAGATCACAGCCGAGACCGTGCTCATCGATAGGAACGGCGCGTGCCACGACGTCGAGTTCAGCTCATCGCCGATCGTCTCCGACGAGGGTATCGTCGGTTCTCGAGGCATCGTGCGCGACATCACGGAGCGCAAGCGCCTCGAGCAAGAGATCCGCGACTCGGAGAGCAAGTACCGCGCCCTTGTCGAGGGCTTGAACGCCGGGCTCATCATCATCAAGGATGGGGTGGTCCGACTGGTGAACCGGGCCTACGAGGAGATCAGCGGATACAAAAGCGCCGAGGTGTGCGGCAGGCCGTTCGACCATTCCATCGTCGAGGCGGACCGGGAACGGGTCCGGAGCAGCTATCTTGCCCGCGAGGCGGGCAGATCCGCGCCAAGCCAGATCGAGGTCCGGTGCCTCCACGCCGACGGGCGTGAGCTGACGATCGAGGCAACCTCGTCGCTCGTGCAATACGAGGGCGGCAGGGCCACCCAAGTCATCGTGCGCGACCTGACCGAGCGGAAGCTGCTCCAGCGCCAGCTCCAACGCGCGGCACGGCTCGCCTCGGTCGGCACCCTGGCGGCGGGCGTGGCACACGAGGTCAACAACCCGCTCGCGGTGATCTCGGTCGATCTGCTCCGGCTCAAACGCCAGTTCGAGGACGATCCGTTCGTGGCC
Proteins encoded:
- a CDS encoding PAS domain S-box protein → MARTRKAGPDRANTATEARIRKLEQELAFARNPTVHVKVGRDRRILEADDAFARIARRSAKRLTTLRLDDVLSPYQGKVDVVFDHFLRGVPYPGPAKPFLTMEIRGTGRFFEFTFRPRRNRRGTIQSFQISGREVTTEMLRRRVAQYHRTGEAIHRTLDRMHLGCLHAYNTRGNRFTSATLIGGVTNKLAELLGFTVRDIPGQDFKAKPQLYRHPVTRLLAPGTIRALNLCLAEGTEDWTDGEIVAGDGVPRPAKLFIMGNVGVWGNAVFTVLICDRSEEESTIRQLSRRISDSEARYRSLFESASDAIFLADLDYTIMDCNKRASEQYGYTHDELVGQDIRILTSPETSTRVSELSSQVRNKGGACIEATGRTRDGRLIETEVSIRTVEVGDRSFLLVMCHDLTERKQAERALRESEQRYRSLFDSVPVGLFRTTPDGRVLDANTTMAQMLGFPDRETLIGRSAWESYGDPRVREAWQARIDREGVVREHEMQLQRRDGTPFWIMHSARAIRDATGRICCYEGAIQDISERKAVEEALRASEASYRAVVEDQTECICRFQPGGKITFVNDVCARYVSMTPEELVGESFLPFLPEDDRRNVEKALSALTPQNPVVSTEHRVQAPTGDISWQQWTNRGVFDKEGRLAEIQAVGRDVTQRREAEEALRESEAKYRALVEHSLQGLVVAQGTPPRLVFVNKAFADMLGYTVDEVCGLPPEKVKALVHRDDREVFFSRYLARVGGGQVTARYEFRAMHKDGTIRWVEISATCIEYQGAPAVQATFVDITERREFDRRIRESEARYRDLVEKMREVIYTLDTKGRVTSVNEAVTQMLGYEPKEIIGHSFSEWVPRAYLSTTAAALESIFAGREITAETVLIDRNGACHDVEFSSSPIVSDEGIVGSRGIVRDITERKRLEQEIRDSESKYRALVEGLNAGLIIIKDGVVRLVNRAYEEISGYKSAEVCGRPFDHSIVEADRERVRSSYLAREAGRSAPSQIEVRCLHADGRELTIEATSSLVQYEGGRATQVIVRDLTERKLLQRQLQRAARLASVGTLAAGVAHEVNNPLAVISVDLLRLKRQFEDDPFVAKLSAKLLRMTKRIAHITGGLLTFSKATGGAFGMHALHGPLNVALDLMQSRFDYEQKVLTRNYAPQLPTLWCDSDQLQQVFVNLCINALEAMPRGGTLTVSTETSRRDKTVAVHFADTGQGIPAGAIDRAFDPFFTTKDSGTGLGLAICHSIIEDHGGRITLASEPGRGTTVSVVLPISRPSHGENPGGVL